In Desulfosediminicola ganghwensis, a single window of DNA contains:
- a CDS encoding NAD-dependent epimerase/dehydratase family protein yields MKKVLVTGGGGFVGKNIIRMLLDRGVECTAVGRNVYPAVEELGARSLAVDIRDSAKVNEVVRDVDTVFHVAALAGIWGDWQDYYSINVQGTENILAACRKNNISRLVYTSTPSVVFDADDIEGGTESLPYPDKFLCHYARSKVMAEKLVLAANDDTAGGSGFRTCAIRPHLIWGPGDPHLIPRLLEKGRSRELKIVGEGKNLVDISYVENVAHAHVLAGFDLAAEGVSAGKPYFIGQPEPVNLWDWINQLFLKLGIAPVTKSVPFPVAYGAGAVLEGMYGVLGKKQEPRMTRFLALQLAKSHHFSHDAIENDLGYSSVVSTEEGMEKLITWIQHNEKTLL; encoded by the coding sequence ATGAAAAAAGTACTTGTGACCGGTGGCGGCGGTTTTGTAGGGAAAAATATAATACGAATGCTACTCGACCGTGGGGTAGAATGCACTGCGGTTGGCAGGAATGTTTATCCCGCAGTTGAAGAGTTGGGCGCGCGCAGTCTCGCTGTTGATATCCGGGACTCTGCAAAAGTAAATGAAGTAGTCCGGGATGTGGATACAGTATTTCATGTCGCCGCACTGGCAGGCATCTGGGGTGATTGGCAAGATTACTATTCCATAAATGTTCAGGGGACTGAGAATATCCTGGCGGCTTGCAGAAAAAACAATATCTCCAGACTGGTGTATACCTCAACCCCTTCCGTGGTATTTGATGCAGATGACATCGAAGGTGGCACAGAGAGTTTGCCCTACCCGGATAAATTTCTCTGTCACTATGCGCGAAGCAAGGTGATGGCAGAAAAACTGGTGCTGGCGGCCAACGATGATACTGCAGGTGGTTCAGGGTTTCGCACTTGTGCGATTCGGCCACATTTAATCTGGGGCCCGGGTGATCCGCATCTCATTCCGCGTTTATTGGAAAAAGGCAGAAGCAGGGAGTTGAAAATTGTCGGCGAAGGTAAAAATCTCGTTGATATCTCCTACGTGGAAAATGTCGCCCATGCCCATGTTCTTGCCGGATTCGATCTGGCGGCTGAGGGTGTTTCCGCCGGCAAACCTTATTTCATCGGTCAGCCGGAACCTGTAAATCTCTGGGATTGGATTAACCAGCTCTTTCTGAAGCTTGGTATAGCACCGGTAACAAAATCTGTACCGTTTCCTGTGGCCTATGGTGCAGGTGCTGTTCTTGAAGGGATGTATGGGGTGCTCGGCAAAAAACAGGAGCCAAGGATGACCAGGTTTCTGGCCTTGCAGCTTGCTAAATCGCATCATTTTTCACATGACGCCATAGAAAATGACCTTGGATACTCATCGGTTGTTTCAACTGAAGAAGGAATGGAAAAACTCATAACCTGGATTCAGCATAATGAGAAAACTCTTTTATAA
- a CDS encoding M48 family metallopeptidase — MRKLFYKYIAALLVAIMIQAACLQSAFALSVGEERKIGEQLLYQVRAAFPLVDDPDLVIYLRSLGKEVLEVAGLQYFDYHFYIVQSGDFNAFAAPSGLIFFYTGLIGAMESEDELVSVLAHEIGHVARRHLAGRMEKGKLVSAASLAVALAALALGGGAATQALLTGSLAAGQSATLHYSRKHEEEADLMAYGWMKEMGRHPEGQEKMLETMRRVSRYRSDKLPQYLLTHPNPEFRLNYVQSLMVVDQEDLVDFESTDDLEFLRFKYRIMSSSDGAERLREYLVSQMTDSRLDAKEKLMAKYGLSQVERRLNNYARSEILLDQVIAAIPDWSILKTDRGVLLFEAGRVEEARVILAKAFSENPKDMYAAYNLARVNMALGNLNEAENLFRVVSYDLPQYAKVYFELGKIATAKKEEVPAAIALGKYNLYEGKLKLAEFSLKQVMQHGQATEQEKNEAGRLLETIKNLQEK; from the coding sequence ATGAGAAAACTCTTTTATAAATATATAGCCGCATTACTCGTTGCGATAATGATACAGGCTGCATGCCTGCAGTCTGCTTTTGCCCTGAGTGTCGGAGAGGAACGAAAGATTGGTGAGCAGTTGCTCTACCAGGTCCGGGCAGCTTTTCCGTTGGTGGATGATCCTGATCTGGTTATTTATCTGCGTTCTTTGGGCAAGGAAGTACTTGAGGTCGCTGGGCTGCAGTACTTTGATTATCACTTCTATATTGTTCAAAGTGGTGATTTCAATGCTTTTGCTGCTCCATCTGGCCTAATATTCTTCTATACCGGGCTGATCGGTGCCATGGAGAGCGAAGATGAACTGGTTTCAGTTCTGGCGCATGAAATTGGCCATGTTGCCAGAAGGCATCTCGCCGGTCGTATGGAAAAAGGGAAACTCGTCAGCGCGGCCTCACTTGCCGTTGCCCTGGCTGCGCTTGCTCTTGGTGGTGGGGCTGCAACCCAGGCTCTGCTGACAGGCTCTCTGGCAGCCGGTCAGAGCGCAACGCTTCATTACAGCCGTAAACATGAGGAAGAAGCGGATCTTATGGCGTATGGCTGGATGAAAGAGATGGGCCGTCATCCTGAGGGACAGGAGAAGATGCTTGAAACCATGAGAAGGGTAAGCCGATACAGAAGCGATAAACTTCCTCAGTATCTCCTGACACACCCGAATCCGGAATTTCGACTGAACTATGTGCAGTCATTAATGGTGGTGGATCAGGAGGATTTAGTTGACTTCGAATCAACCGACGACCTCGAATTTCTGCGTTTCAAATACCGGATAATGTCCAGCAGTGACGGAGCAGAAAGATTACGTGAGTATCTGGTCAGTCAAATGACCGATAGCAGGCTTGATGCTAAAGAGAAGCTGATGGCCAAGTATGGTCTGTCCCAGGTAGAACGGCGCCTGAATAATTATGCGCGGAGTGAGATATTGCTCGACCAGGTTATTGCTGCCATTCCGGATTGGTCTATCCTGAAAACCGATCGGGGAGTTTTGCTCTTTGAGGCTGGCAGAGTTGAAGAAGCCCGCGTTATTCTGGCCAAGGCATTTTCTGAAAATCCGAAAGATATGTATGCCGCTTATAACCTGGCACGTGTGAACATGGCATTGGGAAATCTGAACGAGGCGGAAAATCTTTTTAGGGTAGTGTCTTATGACTTGCCGCAGTATGCGAAGGTCTATTTTGAACTTGGCAAGATTGCCACAGCCAAGAAAGAAGAAGTTCCAGCGGCCATAGCTCTTGGCAAATACAACCTGTATGAAGGGAAATTAAAACTTGCTGAATTCAGCTTGAAGCAGGTTATGCAGCATGGACAGGCAACCGAGCAGGAAAAAAATGAGGCTGGCAGGTTACTTGAAACGATCAAGAATCTGCAGGAAAAATAG
- a CDS encoding fatty acid CoA ligase family protein, producing the protein MVVNIAETLNEVAEEFGDRTGLIEAKSGKTMSFRELNSRSDSYATYLAAKGVTSADRVMLMVTPSADFICLTFALFKIGVTIILIDPGMGYKNLLKCIEGVKPSVFIGIPKARLFAAFFPGPFESVKYRFCCGNSFGLFGKDIRTAIQAEVEPYPVYRPSADDLAAIIFTTGSTGPPKGVRYEHSIFAAQLDRIRNYYGIDEKHTDQPAFPLFALFSTALGACAVIPDMDPTKPAQVDPEKFISSIKKYGVSYSFGSPAIWNVVSRYCIENGIRLDSLKKVLMAGAPVPGELLERVTRILPGDARIFTPYGATESLPIVSMEGREILEETWPHSRVGKGTCVGRPLPGIDIRVIMIDDSPIENIDRAEFLPAGEIGEIIVKGDVVTRAYENNEKETQHAKVKDGDSFWHRMGDTGYFDELGRLWFCGRKAHRVISDGVTFFTIPCEAIVNEHKDVFRSALVGAKYSGGERVQPVLIIEPHKDFSGSEAQLLAEVKELAAASHLTSSITEFMVHRKFPVDIRHNAKIFREQLALWATEKLRAER; encoded by the coding sequence ATGGTTGTAAATATTGCTGAGACGCTCAATGAAGTCGCTGAGGAATTTGGGGACCGGACTGGCCTGATCGAGGCAAAATCCGGAAAAACCATGAGCTTTCGTGAGCTCAACAGCAGATCTGACAGTTACGCGACCTACCTGGCTGCAAAAGGTGTTACCTCTGCCGACAGGGTTATGCTCATGGTCACACCTTCGGCCGATTTCATCTGCCTTACTTTTGCGCTGTTTAAAATTGGCGTCACCATAATTCTGATTGATCCCGGCATGGGGTATAAAAACCTTCTTAAATGTATTGAAGGAGTAAAGCCCTCTGTTTTTATAGGTATTCCCAAGGCAAGGCTGTTTGCGGCCTTTTTTCCTGGTCCATTTGAAAGCGTCAAATACAGGTTTTGTTGTGGAAATTCTTTTGGTCTTTTTGGCAAGGATATACGAACTGCTATTCAGGCAGAAGTTGAGCCATATCCTGTTTACCGACCGTCGGCCGATGATCTTGCTGCGATAATTTTTACTACCGGTTCAACAGGTCCGCCCAAGGGCGTTCGTTATGAGCATTCTATTTTTGCAGCCCAGCTTGATAGGATTCGCAATTATTATGGCATTGATGAAAAGCACACAGATCAGCCAGCCTTTCCTCTTTTTGCCCTGTTTTCCACAGCTCTTGGCGCTTGTGCCGTGATCCCTGATATGGATCCTACCAAGCCGGCCCAGGTTGATCCTGAAAAATTCATATCTTCAATAAAAAAATATGGTGTGAGCTATTCATTTGGTTCACCTGCCATCTGGAACGTTGTGAGCCGCTATTGTATCGAAAACGGCATTCGGCTCGATTCCTTAAAGAAGGTGCTGATGGCAGGTGCTCCTGTGCCTGGGGAGTTGCTGGAGCGTGTTACCCGGATCTTGCCTGGTGATGCCAGGATTTTCACCCCTTATGGCGCAACAGAGAGTTTGCCTATCGTTTCCATGGAAGGGCGGGAGATCCTTGAGGAGACCTGGCCCCATAGCAGAGTAGGTAAGGGGACCTGTGTAGGAAGGCCGTTGCCGGGTATTGATATTCGGGTGATTATGATTGATGATTCTCCAATCGAGAACATTGACCGGGCAGAATTTTTGCCCGCCGGTGAAATTGGTGAAATTATCGTCAAGGGCGATGTGGTAACGCGGGCTTATGAGAACAATGAGAAAGAAACACAGCACGCCAAAGTAAAGGACGGGGATTCCTTCTGGCATCGTATGGGCGATACCGGGTACTTTGATGAATTGGGCAGATTATGGTTTTGCGGGCGAAAAGCGCATCGGGTCATCAGCGACGGAGTGACCTTCTTTACTATTCCCTGTGAAGCAATTGTCAATGAGCATAAAGATGTTTTTCGTTCTGCTCTGGTAGGTGCAAAATATTCTGGTGGCGAGAGAGTACAACCCGTACTGATTATTGAACCTCACAAAGATTTTTCCGGTTCAGAGGCTCAGCTACTGGCAGAGGTAAAAGAGTTAGCTGCTGCCAGTCATCTGACCAGCTCGATAACCGAATTTATGGTGCACAGAAAGTTTCCAGTGGATATACGGCACAATGCGAAAATCTTTCGTGAGCAACTTGCCCTTTGGGCTACCGAGAAATTACGGGCTGAAAGATGA